The DNA window GCTTCTCCCCAACGGGCTTCTCCCCAACCAGCTTCGCCCCAACCAGCTTCGCCCCAACCAGCTTCCCCCCATCACCTGATTGGTACTTCCCCACGTCGTAAAAATCCCCCCTCACGTTAAAACTCTCCCTCAAGTAACCATTAATGCGACTTCTACTTCTCACTATTTCTGTATACACATCTGCTTTCTCACCACACGTGGCCATTTCGCTGCGTCCCTCCGTCGAGTCTCCCCTTCCCTGTAGCAGCAACGGTATTACGTTCCTCTGAATTTGCGTGGGGGTAAAAATCTTCATTTCGTTCAGCTTCAAATACACGTCCGTTTTGAAATTAAATTCGAGGAAGCTTGCATTTTGGAGCCCCTCCTTAAAGTTCACCCCCTTCATGTTTGTTTTGCTGATATGTGTGCGACTCGCCTTTTGGCCCTTCCCCCTGGGATCATCCCGTCTGTCTTCATTGTAGTCGTCCCCCTTGTCAGTACCCTCGCGCGATTGACCCTCCATTAGGAGTTCCTCCCTAGCGGCAGCAGTGCTGTTTCCGTTCCTGCCCATTAGCATACTCTTGAACATTCTGCAAACCGCGTGCCCTTTCCCCTTCACCAGGCTGCGAATATAGGGACCCctgatcattttttctccgccCCCCTTTTGGCATTATAGAGTACAGCGGGAAGCACACACGTGGGGATTGGGAGTGGCACCAGTGTGGCGATGgatggggaaaaagaagaagaggaggaaaaagaagaagaggagggggaggcaCCCTGGTTCTTCTCTTCCGCTTAAATACAATCACGTCATCTGTGGGCGCCGCGCGACGTCACTTAAATAACTTCTCGCATAATGGAATATCTCGTGTtgctttttcgttttcttttgctCCACATTGAGTAGCATACGCCTATGTATACACACGCCTACACCCTCACTTGCGACGTTTGCGATCAAGCTTGAGGGTCGAAAAGGTTCCCCCGGTGCCTACATACCAGAGTAACTTATTTTCATaacggcaaaaaaatggcaaagccAAAATGAcatcacaaaaaagaagcgttAAAATTTTGCCTAGCGAGGTTAACTCCGTGGGGGAGAAAATTCCCTGTTAGTTGTTTCTCAACGCTTTGGgaagtgccttttttttcaaaccacgGAACGCGAGCAAGATGCTCCTAGAATGGAAAACCAAAACGAACTGCTCATGCGAGTTGAACACGTATGGGAAGTGCATACAGGCAATACAACAAAGGTAGGGTAACCCGccatttatgtatatatatatatttttttttttttttttttttttttttggccgcctctttcattttggctacTTCCACGTATGCAACAGAAAGTTCCTTTCCGGCATGAGGAAAACAAAgttgagggaaaaaaaacacgtggCTAATTTGTTCGCTACATGTTAACCGCTCTCAGCTTTCATCCCATTCAAGGGAAAAactatttattcatatttttaaaaaacttattGCAGTTAAGGTTGTCATAAAAAGTGTGTTACgcgaaaacgaaataaagCTGAGCAGGAATTTCACAACATGACACGTGGCACAGCAGAAGGCGGCACTCTGTGAGTACCGCATCGGTGTTCAATCATGTCAACGATCACTCCGCTCATTACTTCTACCCAATTTTAACGAgctcttttttcatttaaaaaaaaactttccGTGCGACGTTCTTCTCACTCGTTTTATGGGGACACTTTCGGCCCTTCTCTCCTTACGCTTCGTTTGTACTCATGTAGGAAAATCATAATCGGGGAGATCACATGAGGGGGGTGGtcttttctttatcttgttttttaaaaattttctttacgGAACGTTTCACACGTAAGTGGAAAATCTCCCCTCGAGCAGGGGATCCCCATCCTGTGCTCAAACGGTCAGCATTCGTATggtcctattttttttacctataCTGTGGtgtgaagggaaaaaaaaaattacgcgtATTTATAAGCGGtgctattttgttttgtctGCACAAACGTGCATCAGCGAGGttgccaaaaaggaaagactCCAATTTAATCAGCAATGTTATATACGTACCTTCTTAAATCCAATAATGTCTGCCCTTTCTCGGAAGCACTGTCTGCATATGTTGATGTTGTACTTTCTGATTATGGCATGTCTGTTCGAGCACACACGGCTGCAAaggaagagggggaaaaaaaaaggggcgtgTATTTAAATCGGAATATACTCATCATAAGCAGCACAGTGCAGGGATGATTGCACAATGATACTCTCGGCATGGAAATCTACGATTCTGTGAGGCGACCCCTCCTTTCCTTCATCTCACGCATAAtggtgaaaacaaaatgatcCATATGGTTATTATGGCCCATACGTATTATTCGCAGTGAcgcaaataatta is part of the Plasmodium cynomolgi strain B DNA, chromosome 1, whole genome shotgun sequence genome and encodes:
- a CDS encoding 40S ribosomal protein S29 (putative), producing the protein MGCIQNVHPKKYGQGSRQCRVCSNRHAIIRKYNINICRQCFRERADIIGFKKVRI